The Ptiloglossa arizonensis isolate GNS036 chromosome 2, iyPtiAriz1_principal, whole genome shotgun sequence sequence TATTCGATTGTAAAGTGAACATTCTTAATTGAATGTCAAGTTATGAACGAACCAGTTGACACGTACGATAAAATGCCTTTGTTAATTGTTAATACGTATACGCCTGAAGGAGTTACCGATTGTAGAGAAATTATAAGCACAATGCCTCTCAAAGCTCTTAGAGTCTCCAATATTCTCTTCTCGAGCTTGAAGTTATAAGTAAATCGAAGTTCAAACTTTTGATGAGCTTTTCAAGGCTTTTGCATTGGATATCTTCTCGTAATACGATCATCGATCCTTCGATCAAAATACCTATCATTGTTCTTCCGTTTGATCCAATTTTGGACAATAGGTAGATTCTCCACAGCTTGGAATATTTTGCGAGCACGAAGTGTCCTGAAATGCTAGAAATCTTAGAATGCTTTTCAAACGTGCTAATCTTCAAGTGTCCATTTGTATTTGTCGGATATTATGTGTCAATATTTGGTTAATATCTCTACACGAAAGGTCGAGAAAGACGCGTCACCAGAACTATAAATCATTTGAAGATAGCCTGCTGACCCACAGACGCGTAGATACTGTAGATAGTTCTTTTCTTCTGTTGTATGCGAGCTACCTATATATCATTTAGCGAGTACAACAATTGTGTTGGAGTAGATTTGCATAGAACACCGATGTTTGTCATATCGACCCCTCCGCTTTTTCAAAAATGACGTTTTTGTATCTGTTCCGGTGCTTCGAACCTTCTAATGACCGCTTGTAGGAATTCtagaaaattttcttaaatattcccGGTGAAATCTCGATTTTGATTCGCAAAGAAACGCCGCTCCTCGTTGTATTTACATTAGAAAGAAACAGTTCCGGTCTGATTGTTCACCGAAACTGACTTCGGCAAAGTTGATAATGAACGCGTACATTTTActcttaattttaattatagcgCTCAGAATAATTATGTTATCGTTCGGAATACACTTATGAGTCATGTTTCAATTCTTGGCTATTGGATAACGATAAAAGATtcttttcatcatttttcaCCTCGAAAGTTATTCTGCCTTTCACACTTCGAGGtcatttttatgatttttaaacgGGACATTATGttgttctaaataaaaaaaattaaaaatagtgaaGAGTGCAAGTTAAATAATTTGTTCTGATTTTAGAACCTCATATGGACGAgattattagaaaaataaattgacgTTTCGTCTTGATTGATTTACAAGGGTGATCAAACAGTTTCGATCTCTTTGAAAATTTGCAGGCGTGCAGGGAACCTGAAGAGATGTACCgggcaatttttttttatcggttaCAATTCGTTTCTTTAGGGCGAAGACACCTCTTAAAGGTAGATACACAGTTGTATTTATTCTATTTACTATacgtttttaaaattataacgGATAATTGAAATTAGTTGAAATAGAACGAAATTCTCCACCGCcattattttaaaacattttcaattttctatcgCGTTAAGAAGAATGTATGCAATTTTATGATAACATGTTAAATGTATCGGATAATGCGGTATATGCACCGTTGCACTTTGAACAATGTATTATCAGtaattaaatacattttgtaatacattttcaatgacgtgaaaaaaaaattataaaaaatgacggaagcaaaaatatttatctaaGTATTGCCAATTAATTAGTAAACTTTGACGAAACATTGCTAAACTTTATTATTGTTGACTAGAATATAATACGATTGTACGTGATTTTTATTacgtaaacgaaaaatattgtatCAGTTTAATTGAACACTTTTATAAATCACAGAGaactattcaaattttcgcgatATCGCCGATTTCAATAACCTTGAAGTATGTTCAAGTGGAGCGGTTATGATCGTTTCGGAGCAAATAGTAATGGTTTGGGTCAGGTTTATGAACAAGGCAATTGAAATTGGTGAGGTTATTACTACACATTGTAAGTACAGTCTTGGACAGAATTAAATGGACAGGTTCAGCAATTAATAAAAAGTCAACGAACGATCTTAATAAATCAAAACTTTATCGAATACTTGAATCGATGAAGGACGATTTAATGAAATCGTAATATCGATTCCGATGACTTATACACCAAAAATTTTATCGTTTAACTAGAACTAGCTACATTGACCAATTTCTCTAAAAGTCACATCTCACCTTTCCAAtaatgttaaaattttctttatccAGTTCAGGACCGAAGACATTCGTTTCCCATTCCGAGAGAAGAAACTGAAAGGATATCTCACACCTGGACTTCGTAATCCGATATGCTGAGGTTGCTCGAGCGTTTCGCTGACCATGAATCAGTCCTCGAAGTTTATCTCCGCGCAGAAACGAACCGTGAAGGAAGGCTCTCATTGTCTCCGCGACTTGTCCTGATAATTTGTCAAAGCGTTGTTCGCCGATGGTTCGCCCCTCCTGGCTGTTCGTTACCCTTTGTTCGGATCGGGTCTTATCTTTGAATTGCATTAACGGCATCCGTGTGTTGTAATCACTGAGCGACGGTGACGTTTCCTCGGGCATAAAGTCTCGATCCCCTCATCATAAATCTGCTCACTTTCTTGCGACACCGATCggataaaataagaaaatggtATTCTTGACGTCAGCCGATCTTGATATACGCGTGACGACGCGTCCATTCGACCGCTACGTTTGTTATTCATTCTCTTCGTTACCTGTGTAGACTCGAATCGTTGATCAATACGGTGTCGTTGAGATTTTTACATCGACACTCGAACCATACCCCCGGCTAGCGGGAATAGTTCTTTTGCTCGTAGTAAACATAGTACTTACATTCGACCAAATACCGTTCCTTGTCCGAATAACGATGAATCGTTAACGATGAACGAAAAGTggaaatattaagaaaatattaagCGCGATGTTGTCAGTATTTATGTGGGATTCGAGAACAATTAAGTTGTTTCATTTTCTCGTAATTGGCAATGGTGATTAACATCTCTTGTAAACACGTTCTGAATCCACGAGGTgattattgtaaaaattttcaaagcttGAGAACCTATGAAAATTTAAGCGAGACCTGTGTACTTTACCTAAACGCTTGTGCTTACGGTTGCCATATATTAGACACTGTACATCGGGATAATTGTAAACTATTAGTCATTGAGCCACGATTTATTTTCTCGATGGTTTATACACGTGTGTATCTTTGCGGACATTTTTTGCAAGATTTCATTGGAGGATAAAATAAACGTTGTCTTAGTCCACTTGAGAAAATTAACTGCGGGATATTGTGGGTTAAGAGCGTAGCGACGTGCAGAGTCCTATCATCTTGTACAGCGTATAAATGTGACACAGATCTCTCAACGCGCTTGAATATTAAGCGAGAGTGACACAATTATTGTTTGACGCGCGTCAAAAGTAGTAATTTAttcgtcttcttttttttctaactgttttaaTCGTTTCCTTTACAGGAGTGGACTGTTCGGCAAACGGAAGGACGAAAAGTCAGACGCGCAAGAAAACAGGTCCACGATTACTACAGGTGAGATTACTCTTTCGAGAACTTATTAACAGATCTAATGAAAAGTGAGAATTGAAACTACTAAGTGATTCCAATTTAATCAACAGTTTCATCGACCTACAAAAGAGAGCCGTGCACCAAACCTGTGACACCTGCGCGACCAACGAAGGATCAACAGGAGTTTGACGAAGCTCTTGGTACTTTGGCGAGAAGAAGAAAGTATACCTTGGACAATTCATCGAGATACGGCTCGAGTTTAACAGTGAACGGTGATCCGGCGAGGATCTACGATGGGAGCCCACAGGAAACGACTGCGTCCATCATGGGTGATCTTACCCCGAAACCACCGGCCAGGAGGTGGGTGAAATTGAACAGGATATCAGATTGAAACTTTATCGTTTTTACGAGAACTTTGTCACAACGTCTTTGacgaaaaatagtaaaatagaaaaagaaaatttcttaacAAGAGTAAATGTAACCTCGTTTAAAGTAATGGAAATTGAAAACGGTTGAATTTATGTCTCCAACTTTGAAAGCACTCTCAACATTAATCACTCGTATTGATTTTTTATCAGATTTGGCCAGGTAAGTCCAAAACCAAATAATAAGATACCACCGTTGGACTTTGAGAATAAAGCGCCAAAGGAGAACGGAAGTGTAACTCTTCGCGACAAGACACAGGAGAGAACGCCCATTCCCCCTTTGTAAGCACTCGTGTTTCTTGCAGTGTCGGTTTGTCGAAATGCTTTGCATTAAAAAGTTCGATTTTCCAGGCGTAGATTCGGTAACCGATCGTCACAAAGGACGAACGCCGCGAGTACTTTGGATTCCGAAGAGGAAGCGAACCGGTCGGGTGACGCTACGTTTTGCGACGAAAACGAGAACGTTCCTGAGGATTATGCCTTCAAGAGGTTCACTCAGGACGCCGTCAGAAAATCCAATCTCTCTATAAACAGCTGCGTTTCTGTTGGTAGTACGATGAGTGCGTACGgtcgaaaaaaacggagagcaCCGCAGCCACCACGCCGTGTAGAAAAGTTGGAAACCAGTGAGGTGagtgtacgattttttttttcaaagaatcaTTGTTCCGCTCAATgtctcttcttcgtttcgtgtGTTGTACAGAAAGCTACTGAAGCACCTAACATTGAACTTCAGATAGTGGAACCAATGGACATAGCGAAAGTTACCGAAAACATTGACGAGATGACGAAGAAGAGTCAAGATTTGCACAAGGAGACTAACGAGGTGAAAGAAAAGCCGTTAGAGTCTGTTTCGGATGATACACAACCGTTGGAAACAGCCACGGTAAAAGATAGTTCTGTCGAAACTGTGGAATGCAATACCGAGGAGACAAAGTCATGTACAAAAGAAAATTCTGCAGAAACCGAACACACTGAACTGAAAAGCTACACAACGGAGGATGAAGAAAAATCGAAGTCGACGGATTCTAAAGAATCTGCGGAGCAGGACGAGGATGATGTTCAGGTCGAGTATCGTAGAAATTCTCAGAATAATATAGAAATCATTAAGGACGTCGATCAAGTGAACTCGTCGTCGGAACTGGAGGACGTTTGCTTTAGGAAGAAGAGCTCTGCGAGTTCGTTATCCAGAAGCGATAGTTTTTCTGTGAAGGATGAAATTGAGAAgatcgagaaacaaataaaagctcttgaaacgaaaaatgcaTCCAGAGATTCGTCGGAAGAGAGTAATACGGACAGTTTTAATGGAAATACTAGGCAATCGCTTCAAGCGAATCGTAGACACTTTTTCCAAAATATGGTGGACAACGAGAATGATAAAGGTGCGATCAAAATAGAGTTTAAGGAATTCCCAAGGGAGCAGAAGAACATTCACGTTGTGAGATTAAACGACTCTCCGGTTCCCGTGGTTGCGCCCAGAGAACCAGTGAAAGTGATCGAGCTTCACATTTCTGAGCCAATTAAACAAAAGCCAGAGATTGTCGACGATGTCAATCCGATACCAAAACCAAGAAGGCACAGTGCATTAAGTTTGAATGATACTCGGTCGTGCGTAGTTCCAACCGAGGAACGAAAAAGTTTTGAGTCAACCAGAGGAAAGTCagtttaaaatttcaaccaTCGACCATCAATTGTGTAGGACATTGTGCAATTGTTTCGGCTTCTAAATTAAATGGAAAGATGATGGTACTTCCGTTGGTTTTAGTCGAAATATTCTTTAAAGACTGTGTAGACATTGTGTACATGTGCCTTTATTTAATGCTTAGAGTTCTCGTTGACCCTTTGAAGTGTCGTTATAACTGCACGGTCATCGTTTTGAATTTAAATCTCGATCTGTATGGCCGGTGATTTACGAAAGAATATCTTATGCGAAGTATTTTCAGCAGTACAtatttttcaattgaaattcGATACCATTCAATAATAATAGTTACTCCTTGTAGATACTTTAAAGGGTTGATAAATGTAATAAGTATACATACTATGTACTTGGAGCCTTAATACAAAGATGAAATAATACGATTTCATCAACTTCGGGCATAGATAATTATGTGATCGTAGATGTTTCCCACTTATttagtattttcattatttattgatACGGAATAAAGTCTAAATATTTTATCTTGTTTATGCTCTATCAGTTATTTGAAGAAGTCAACAGGTTCCTATTCTTAATTTGACCAAAGTTAAATTACTTGATGGAAGTAATTTGTTCTAAAAATACTGCAAAAAATGTTGTTTTTATttgcaatatttacaaaattcatgGCAATAGAATTCAATGGCTTTGCCATTATATAACTTACAAACTCATATACAAACATCTTTAATAAGGTTTTTatcattgaaaatattgttatataaataacataggtatattacatatattatttcAGTCCATCAATGTACTACTATACATTTGTTGAGAAAGAAAACATTTAAAGTTACATAAAATCATGATAGTAAAATTAGTTTCAATCATTGTTAACTTTTTAAAgatttcttattcgtttctctttatattttataaatcttGTGATATTTGTGTTTACCGTGGACACTACCGCAATGTTATCTCCTAAACTTTTTTTCTGCTGTCGCACCTATTtagacaaaatataaaaaataaccataattataaaaataaatggtaATAATTTGATACGTTTAAATATATAGTTTAAAGAAAAGAGTCTTGCCTTATTTTTAAAAAGCGGTAACAGAGTGTGTAATTTTTCTACTAATTTAATTTCACTTGCTAACTGATCACTAGCATCTTCTGAATATATATCCATTATTGCATCCAAAGTTTCTGCCATTACCCAAACCTTTGATTCCATCATACAAGTGTCCAATAAAAATATAGACACATGctgaaaaaacatttttcattataaaaaatcatttatGATCAAGTTTCTTTATAAGATCATAAATCTTACTTTGATTAGTTCGTAACCTTCAGGAGtatcattatttattaaaattaaagcaAGATTTCCCAATATTCGTATCAAATTTGTTTGAACATTAGCATTTGGACACTGACGTTCACCATTTAGCATTGGTTCAATGTCGGTTAATGTTAATTGGTTGAAAATGTTGGATTTTGCCTCGGATAATTTTTGGAGAGCTGCCCTCATAGCTGCAGTAGCAGATTCCAATAATTCAATATCATTTGGATTTGCATTTTTGAAGACAGCTGTTCCAATATCAACCCACattctaaattaaaaatataaaaattagttCAATTAAGCCATTTTTctcatattttatattaattgtaatttGAAAGAAACACAAATATATTTTACCCATATAGATTTTCCATACCACCAAGTACATCGATATCTAAACTGGCTATTAAGTTATTTAAACAGAGGTAAGCTCTACAGTTTAGTGTATGCATTTGCTTTAAAATAGCTTTTCCCTCTAAATTTTGTTCCAGTATTTCTATTGTATTTTTATCTACAGCTAAAGTTTTATCCCATACTTTTTTTATTATGTGAGAACTATTAAAAACTTCAATTACCTCTAGAGGTAGAGATAAATTCATGTTACATAAATTGTCATCCATATATGCATCATCTATACTGTTGGTCTCACAATCTGAATCATTCAAATTAGAATCATTGTCACTTTCCAGTTCTTCAGAACATAAATTAGCTAAAATTTCTAAAGCTTGTTGTTGTGCACCAAACATCTTTTTATAAtcctgtacttttttttttgcactgCTTGAGAAAGCATTTTTTTCGTGAGGTAAAATTGATGATAAATCGTGCAATAGTTGCTTGCAATTAATGGAAAGTGTTTCAGAAAGTACAGTTACTGCTTTACAAATTGTACTCATAGGATTATTTTCTACATTAGCAGATAAACTAATTATTAGTCCACTGACAGCAGTTTTAAGATATATTATATCAGACATATTTGCATCATTTGTCATTACATTTAACAGTTGAAGAAGTGCATCTTCGCAGCCTTTAAGTTTATTAATAGCAACGGAATTATCTTCTGACAAGGATAATAAACATTGCACAGTTACTGTAACAATATCTATGCCATAAACGGTAATGTCTAAAAACTTTATTAAGATGGAAACAAGGTCACcttcatttgaatattttattgcaTATTCATTACTTTCACACAATGTCCATAACAACGTGACTGTTTGAACAAATGCTTCTTTCTCATCATTTACTTTATGTTTCTCATTTTTATCAAATGTTGGTTGCCAGTCTGTATAATACTAcagataataaattattaaatcacACATTAATACAAAAACTAAATACTTTTCAAACTTACTTGTTTCAATAAATTAGACAGAGGGGTCATGATATCATCTTTCAATAAATTCTCGTATGCTTCTGCTTTTCCATTTTCTGCAATGTATCTTAGAGCACTGGCAGTTCCTGCTCTCACAAGTACATTGCGATCAACAAGTAATGGTCCTATCAATTTAGCAATTCCATCCTTTGCTATCTGGACAGCAAGTATTGATTCACAAGACATTGATTCCAATGTTTGCAATCCAGATAATATCTCCTCAACATTAACTGACTGTACCTATAacatttataatacatttatcaatttttccgcAGTTTGAGTACATATATGCTTCAAATCAGCTACGTTTAAGAGGATCGAAATGAAACAGATTAAAGGAATTTGAAGGTTATCTTACCTTTTCGTACACTCTTCGCAAAGCAGTTTTTCGGTCTTCattcgtaatattttcaaattcagCCGCTTCGAAATCTTTAACAGATGGAAGACCGATAGGATTTTCCCTAAAAGACTTCCTTCTACTTCTCTTTTGTTTTCCCATTTgcttaaaatacaaaaatcttTACTAAGTAGGTAAATCCTCTCAACATGCTGTAAAATTGGCAAGCCAAAAACACGTGTTCCACCAGTCTTTTTTTCTTGCAGTTTGTTTTCATGGAAAAGAACCCATTGCATAGAAATACAGCTGCAGATACTTTTCTATATGTGATTGGTTAtgctttcaaaaataaatttcttttatttaaatgtttttaaagaatttaatttataaaaaacaaaacaagaaatttaacgaaataataataaccaatatcgtattctatattttttgtagaaaagaaagatgtttcaatttttgttgaTCCTCATTAACATTTTTCGAATTGGGGATATCAATCCTACTTGTTTTCAAAGTTCAACTGCAAGAAATTACCTATAATTCAAGAGTTTAAATACAAATGTGTGTTTTGCGCACATTCATCATTTCTTTATGTATTCCCGTACCTATTTGTACAAATATTGAACAGTCTTGAAATTTACAGGTaatatagaataattatttctataatttttatacaaaatttatttattcaacttCATAGTTACTTTCAACAATAATTAACTTGTTGTTGATAATTTTACGCATGCGTAAAACATTCGGtttagtaaataaatattttcttcttacaCTGTGAATTAGTTACATTATTTGTCGGCATTGTTTGGATGAAAATTGTACCGGTAACATTTTTGTCTGACGTGATCAACATTGTAAGTGTTTGTAAGAAATATAATACagttaaattgaaattttcataatACTACATAATTTTGTGAATTTGCTTGAAAAAAGAGTCTTTCTGAAATTATTTCACGGTTATAATTGTAATGTATGTAAATGTTTCTTTGCAACGTGAATGACTCTCATTGTACTTTTCTTAGAAGAAAATTTGACAAATTCATAATACATAATATTGCTTTTTGCTACTATTTCAATTTTAagaggaaaagaatttttttaagtTCGTTTAGTAATTTTACTaatgttataaaataaatttgtaaaatttggcAGAAGAAATTCAAAAGACCTTTGAAGAGATCAATGTTTGATTAaactttcaaaatatatttcaattttttgttgTATCTGCATACTTAACCTTGAATCACGTGGGTACAGCACGTTGGATGCAAAGAAGCATAAATTTAGTACAGTTAAATTAGTTGCCGGAAGAAATAATACCGtttaataaattcaataaaatttgaAGAGCGACTGTATCAAATTtaaagaggtaacaaatttataacaattttttaaaaggaaATTAACAGATTTGCATCAAACTTTATTCTTTTTAaacttgtaaaataattatagtaatacataattataatttttacgttTTAAAAAAACTgcagtt is a genomic window containing:
- the LOC143154761 gene encoding uncharacterized protein LOC143154761, which gives rise to MSQSRRPTVSIYNYPEHLNPFNDEITNNQPQIYREGKTKETKHKFWTFGRTRKKRSNSFSIKSTWSGLFGKRKDEKSDAQENRSTITTVSSTYKREPCTKPVTPARPTKDQQEFDEALGTLARRRKYTLDNSSRYGSSLTVNGDPARIYDGSPQETTASIMGDLTPKPPARRFGQVSPKPNNKIPPLDFENKAPKENGSVTLRDKTQERTPIPPLRRFGNRSSQRTNAASTLDSEEEANRSGDATFCDENENVPEDYAFKRFTQDAVRKSNLSINSCVSVGSTMSAYGRKKRRAPQPPRRVEKLETSEKATEAPNIELQIVEPMDIAKVTENIDEMTKKSQDLHKETNEVKEKPLESVSDDTQPLETATVKDSSVETVECNTEETKSCTKENSAETEHTELKSYTTEDEEKSKSTDSKESAEQDEDDVQVEYRRNSQNNIEIIKDVDQVNSSSELEDVCFRKKSSASSLSRSDSFSVKDEIEKIEKQIKALETKNASRDSSEESNTDSFNGNTRQSLQANRRHFFQNMVDNENDKGAIKIEFKEFPREQKNIHVVRLNDSPVPVVAPREPVKVIELHISEPIKQKPEIVDDVNPIPKPRRHSALSLNDTRSCVVPTEERKSFESTRGKSV
- the LOC143154760 gene encoding HEAT repeat-containing protein 3 codes for the protein MGKQKRSRRKSFRENPIGLPSVKDFEAAEFENITNEDRKTALRRVYEKVQSVNVEEILSGLQTLESMSCESILAVQIAKDGIAKLIGPLLVDRNVLVRAGTASALRYIAENGKAEAYENLLKDDIMTPLSNLLKQYYTDWQPTFDKNEKHKVNDEKEAFVQTVTLLWTLCESNEYAIKYSNEGDLVSILIKFLDITVYGIDIVTVTVQCLLSLSEDNSVAINKLKGCEDALLQLLNVMTNDANMSDIIYLKTAVSGLIISLSANVENNPMSTICKAVTVLSETLSINCKQLLHDLSSILPHEKNAFSSSAKKKVQDYKKMFGAQQQALEILANLCSEELESDNDSNLNDSDCETNSIDDAYMDDNLCNMNLSLPLEVIEVFNSSHIIKKVWDKTLAVDKNTIEILEQNLEGKAILKQMHTLNCRAYLCLNNLIASLDIDVLGGMENLYGMWVDIGTAVFKNANPNDIELLESATAAMRAALQKLSEAKSNIFNQLTLTDIEPMLNGERQCPNANVQTNLIRILGNLALILINNDTPEGYELIKHVSIFLLDTCMMESKVWVMAETLDAIMDIYSEDASDQLASEIKLVEKLHTLLPLFKNKVRQQKKSLGDNIAVVSTVNTNITRFIKYKEKRIRNL